A genomic region of Syntrophus gentianae contains the following coding sequences:
- a CDS encoding FecR family protein, whose product MNRILSFLVLFVVLFATVVNASEEASGSLRKCKGVVLIERNGAIVKGVEGTPVYSNDTVKTGADGTVGVMFKDNSRISLGPNSRLELKKFVFKPALKQFNMVNKLAKGTASFVSGKMTKLSPEAVVLETPQSVIGVRGTTYNVKVD is encoded by the coding sequence ATGAACAGGATACTGTCTTTTTTAGTTCTTTTTGTGGTTCTTTTTGCAACGGTCGTCAACGCTTCAGAGGAAGCCTCCGGAAGCCTGCGCAAGTGTAAAGGAGTCGTCCTGATTGAGAGGAATGGAGCCATTGTAAAGGGTGTAGAGGGCACTCCCGTATACTCCAATGATACCGTCAAGACGGGCGCGGACGGCACAGTGGGAGTTATGTTCAAGGACAATTCCAGAATCAGTCTTGGACCAAACTCTCGCCTGGAATTAAAGAAGTTTGTCTTTAAGCCGGCCCTTAAACAGTTCAACATGGTGAATAAGCTGGCAAAGGGAACAGCCTCGTTTGTTTCAGGGAAGATGACGAAGTTGTCTCCGGAGGCTGTCGTTCTCGAGACCCCGCAATCCGTCATTGGTGTCCGCGGCACCACATACAATGTCAAAGTTGATTAG